From Bacillus pumilus, one genomic window encodes:
- a CDS encoding ribonuclease H family protein → MKLRAHYTMKVKSIGSIAFFQEDWMELNEALRLAKYIDKKEPQSLLSFEDEKGAMWSIKELEKLNEELKLEPDQLQVYFDASFHKETGDSGLGVVVYYKLGKDAYRLRKNQPFQGSTNNEAEYAALFEAVKALKDLGASRNSVTIRGDSLVVMNQLKGEWPCYDDVHNKWLDRIEAALKELKLTPTYEVIDRKQNAEADQLARQILADVPIESTLKLEADGAE, encoded by the coding sequence ATGAAATTAAGAGCACACTACACAATGAAAGTGAAATCAATTGGGTCCATTGCTTTTTTCCAAGAAGATTGGATGGAGCTAAATGAGGCCTTGAGGTTAGCAAAATATATCGACAAAAAAGAACCACAGTCACTCCTGTCATTTGAAGATGAAAAAGGGGCCATGTGGTCCATAAAAGAGCTTGAAAAGCTAAATGAAGAACTAAAGCTTGAACCTGATCAGCTTCAAGTCTATTTTGATGCAAGTTTTCATAAAGAAACTGGCGACTCTGGTCTTGGAGTTGTCGTCTACTATAAGCTGGGAAAAGACGCTTATCGATTGAGAAAAAATCAGCCTTTCCAAGGGAGCACCAATAATGAAGCAGAGTATGCGGCTTTATTTGAGGCAGTAAAAGCTTTAAAAGACCTAGGGGCAAGCAGAAATTCTGTCACGATTAGAGGAGATTCACTTGTTGTCATGAATCAGTTAAAAGGAGAATGGCCTTGTTATGATGATGTACATAACAAATGGCTTGACCGAATTGAAGCGGCTTTAAAAGAGCTGAAGCTGACGCCAACCTATGAAGTCATCGATCGGAAACAAAATGCAGAAGCGGATCAGCTTGCAAGACAGATTCTTGCAGACGTCCCAATCGAAAGTACATTGAAATTAGAAGCAGACGGAGCTGAATAA
- a CDS encoding dynamin family protein has protein sequence MKDLSIRDSLVQTTGALYQSFLKRDDHERAAKLASIIKKEAEEEVYIAFTGHYSAGKSSLVNHLLHDHILPTSPIPTSANLVVVRKGESEVQLHTSDDRFVKMSGSYDKEAVQRFCKDGEQIEMVEISGDYRGLEEKVALIDTPGIDSTDHAHFLSAASILHQADALFYVVHYNHVHSEENIRFIRSIKEKVPNLYFIVNQVDRHDEHETAFEDYKNQVVDMLLKEGIEEDHLYFTSVTDETHPRNEMIRLIEKLQELQTLPKASLRAYTEQKIEHVLKEHIDSLKEELQGEELDSQLQEKRKEVKEFEAKNYFIENGAKQLEDEVSSEVESILKNANLTPFKMRELASDYIESKAPGFKVGLLFAKNKTEQEKEKRATDFLTDVKARMKAEVDWHIAELLKKEVKKHQLGEELLNQVMAFETPVQEALLESVIHHGATFSNEYVLQYAKDAGEALRRQAKQKAMTLIEQMSESLKAQVMKDKAKHQEKWAQAAKELQTLEQCIEKNEQMKRDIQHVWDIWQNGTDEQIEEDWFYAKKQRMQHHQLKQDHATIHPEESEQEKPHKQIEQHQMRQSQHVTTAQSIDQFEQLSQILLPLDALKSQRKSFEKRTKRLQAKEFTLALFGAFSSGKSSFANALVGKKVLPSSPTPTTATINKLTRPTEDHPHESVKVVFKTEQDILEELNQILGFSISEEKGETFTSKLERTLKKRQLEQDHRIIVEHFLQAHTRFLHHITKQTPLHVTLQELRPYVAEEAVSCVVKEVTVYLSTPLTDKGLTIVDTPGASSMNKRHTEIAFQYMKDADALLYLTYYQHSFSKADRSFLRKLGLVKDSFSMDKMFFIINAADLAKDQAELDTVFDYVKNELTKEGIRNPNLHHVSSKEEIEGKGETAYNQYAKLRKQLDYFIEEELTKDAIELLYFEAGRLCSTVDKLHATLHQSEDEKQAEKKKIDTSYEAILDQMSHIKQSKLVTESVKKDLHEQLYHIVQRLSLFANDLLKTAFYPGRSQGDFRQQLKKALEQALKDYEFEFVQELKALDIRMESFIHQYFQEEWEKGLQAASAEDPYFSLTLSPPEEKNAELKQIEVEAELTPFEPLLKKQKSAKVFFEQNGKAAFIEAIRDILHQLTTKWADKEKEELLSRYDTMVKTFTERYETEALEQLSEQKQTFITSLTTDAKEQAIIEQVYEQTNEWKNQLKTI, from the coding sequence ATGAAAGACTTGTCTATTCGAGATTCGCTCGTTCAAACTACAGGAGCTTTATATCAAAGCTTTCTCAAAAGGGATGATCATGAGCGCGCAGCCAAACTTGCATCGATTATCAAAAAGGAAGCAGAAGAAGAAGTGTATATCGCATTTACCGGCCACTATTCTGCTGGAAAGTCATCACTTGTGAATCATCTGCTTCATGATCACATTTTGCCAACGAGCCCAATCCCAACAAGTGCAAACTTGGTCGTCGTGAGGAAAGGGGAAAGTGAAGTGCAGCTTCACACCTCTGATGACCGTTTTGTAAAAATGAGCGGTTCTTATGATAAAGAAGCAGTACAGCGTTTTTGTAAGGATGGAGAACAGATTGAGATGGTGGAAATTAGCGGTGACTATAGAGGACTGGAAGAAAAGGTGGCACTGATTGATACGCCAGGAATTGATTCAACGGATCATGCCCACTTTTTGTCTGCTGCCTCTATTCTTCATCAAGCAGATGCTCTTTTTTATGTCGTTCACTACAACCATGTTCATTCTGAAGAAAACATTCGTTTCATTCGTTCCATTAAAGAAAAAGTGCCAAATCTTTATTTCATCGTGAATCAAGTGGACCGGCATGATGAGCATGAGACAGCATTTGAAGACTACAAAAATCAAGTGGTAGACATGCTCCTTAAAGAGGGCATTGAAGAAGATCATCTATACTTTACATCTGTAACCGATGAGACGCACCCAAGAAATGAAATGATTCGTTTAATCGAAAAACTACAAGAATTACAGACGTTGCCGAAAGCATCACTTCGGGCTTATACGGAGCAGAAAATTGAGCATGTTTTAAAAGAACACATTGACTCGTTAAAAGAAGAGCTGCAAGGTGAAGAGCTTGATTCACAGCTTCAAGAAAAAAGAAAAGAAGTAAAGGAGTTTGAAGCGAAAAACTACTTCATTGAAAATGGAGCCAAACAGTTAGAAGATGAAGTATCTTCTGAAGTCGAGAGCATTTTAAAGAATGCCAACCTCACTCCATTTAAAATGAGGGAACTCGCAAGCGACTATATTGAATCAAAAGCACCTGGCTTTAAAGTGGGACTGCTTTTTGCTAAAAATAAAACTGAGCAAGAAAAAGAAAAACGGGCAACCGACTTCTTAACAGATGTCAAAGCGAGGATGAAAGCTGAAGTGGACTGGCATATTGCTGAGCTGCTTAAAAAAGAAGTCAAGAAGCATCAGCTTGGTGAAGAGTTATTAAATCAAGTGATGGCATTTGAAACACCTGTGCAAGAAGCACTCCTTGAAAGTGTGATTCATCATGGTGCGACGTTCTCCAATGAATACGTACTGCAATATGCAAAAGATGCTGGCGAAGCCTTGAGAAGACAGGCAAAACAGAAAGCGATGACACTGATTGAACAAATGTCTGAGTCGCTGAAAGCCCAGGTTATGAAAGATAAAGCAAAACATCAAGAAAAATGGGCTCAGGCTGCAAAAGAACTCCAAACGCTCGAGCAGTGCATCGAAAAAAATGAACAAATGAAACGAGATATTCAACATGTATGGGATATATGGCAAAATGGAACGGATGAACAGATCGAAGAAGATTGGTTTTATGCGAAAAAGCAGCGAATGCAGCATCACCAGCTAAAGCAGGATCACGCGACCATTCATCCCGAAGAGAGCGAGCAAGAAAAACCGCACAAGCAGATAGAGCAACATCAAATGCGTCAGTCACAGCATGTCACGACGGCACAGTCAATTGACCAGTTTGAACAGCTTTCTCAGATTTTATTGCCATTAGACGCTCTCAAATCTCAAAGAAAGTCCTTTGAAAAACGAACAAAACGGCTGCAAGCGAAAGAATTCACACTCGCTTTATTTGGGGCTTTTAGTTCGGGGAAATCTTCCTTTGCAAATGCCCTTGTTGGGAAAAAGGTACTGCCATCCTCTCCCACGCCAACAACGGCAACGATTAATAAGCTGACGCGACCGACGGAAGATCACCCGCATGAAAGTGTAAAAGTGGTGTTCAAAACAGAACAGGATATATTAGAGGAGCTCAATCAGATCCTCGGATTTTCAATCTCAGAAGAAAAGGGAGAGACGTTTACATCCAAGCTTGAACGAACGCTGAAAAAAAGACAGCTTGAACAAGATCACCGCATCATTGTTGAACATTTTTTACAAGCGCATACACGTTTCCTTCATCACATTACGAAGCAAACGCCGCTTCATGTCACTCTTCAAGAACTGAGGCCATATGTGGCAGAAGAAGCTGTTTCTTGTGTGGTGAAGGAAGTGACGGTGTATTTGAGTACACCTTTAACAGATAAAGGGCTGACTATTGTTGATACGCCAGGCGCCAGCAGTATGAATAAGCGCCATACAGAGATTGCCTTTCAATATATGAAGGACGCAGATGCTCTTCTTTATTTAACTTACTACCAGCACTCTTTCTCGAAGGCAGATCGGTCATTTTTACGTAAGCTTGGGCTTGTAAAAGATTCATTTAGCATGGATAAAATGTTCTTTATTATCAATGCAGCTGACCTCGCAAAGGATCAAGCAGAGCTTGACACCGTCTTTGACTATGTGAAAAATGAGCTCACAAAAGAAGGCATCCGAAACCCAAACCTTCATCATGTGTCCAGTAAGGAAGAAATCGAAGGAAAGGGAGAGACAGCCTATAATCAATATGCAAAGCTTAGAAAACAGCTCGACTATTTTATTGAGGAAGAATTAACGAAAGATGCGATCGAGCTTTTGTATTTTGAAGCCGGCAGGTTATGTAGCACAGTCGACAAGCTGCATGCGACACTGCATCAGTCAGAAGATGAGAAGCAAGCGGAAAAGAAAAAGATAGACACATCCTATGAAGCGATTCTTGATCAAATGAGCCATATCAAACAATCTAAGCTAGTGACAGAAAGTGTGAAAAAGGACTTACATGAACAGCTCTATCATATTGTGCAGCGCCTATCACTATTTGCGAATGATCTGTTAAAGACAGCCTTTTACCCTGGAAGATCTCAAGGAGACTTCAGGCAGCAGTTGAAAAAAGCGCTTGAACAGGCACTGAAGGATTATGAATTTGAATTTGTACAGGAGTTAAAGGCGCTTGATATCCGAATGGAATCGTTTATTCATCAATATTTCCAAGAGGAGTGGGAGAAAGGATTGCAGGCGGCAAGTGCAGAAGACCCCTACTTTTCTCTCACACTCTCGCCGCCAGAAGAGAAAAATGCTGAGCTGAAACAAATTGAAGTCGAAGCTGAACTGACACCATTCGAACCGCTCTTAAAGAAGCAAAAATCAGCGAAAGTTTTCTTTGAACAGAATGGAAAGGCTGCGTTCATTGAAGCGATTCGAGATATTCTTCATCAGTTAACCACGAAATGGGCAGATAAAGAAAAAGAAGAATTACTGAGCAGGTACGACACAATGGTGAAGACCTTTACTGAAAGATATGAAACAGAAGCGCTCGAGCAGCTAAGTGAACAAAAACAAACATTTATCACGAGCCTAACGACAGATGCCAAAGAACAGGCGATTATTGAACAAGTATATGAACAAACAAACGAATGGAAGAACCAGTTGAAAACCATTTGA
- a CDS encoding YpbS family protein, producing the protein MTSVHEEISAHSQKQHAHIQSFLELEQKREQAIETAVFKCEQNEPFTTDDINAITSKMNELARGGIVPLRKHVTNDMVREYVKRKQK; encoded by the coding sequence ATGACGAGCGTACACGAAGAGATTTCCGCACACTCACAAAAGCAGCATGCTCATATTCAGTCCTTTCTTGAGCTTGAACAGAAAAGAGAACAAGCAATAGAGACTGCTGTATTCAAATGTGAGCAAAACGAGCCATTTACAACAGATGACATCAATGCCATTACGTCGAAGATGAATGAGCTTGCACGAGGCGGTATTGTTCCGCTGCGTAAGCATGTGACGAATGATATGGTCAGGGAGTATGTCAAGCGGAAACAGAAGTAA
- a CDS encoding type III polyketide synthase: MTYILSIGTSHPKHHVDQKTAAEFARSQFKRSFKDIDRLLRAFQNGEIQSRQFVQPIEWYQTHHSFEEKNNIYLEKALAHAKEAILHCLQEKAFLKKPIPVEEIDALFFISSTGLSTPSLDAKLMNVLPFSPYTKRIPIWGLGCGGGAAGLSRAYEYIRAYPEAKVLVVACELCSLTFQPQDQSKSNLIGTSLFGDGTAAALLAGETAALEYAHLKTVPKVLSTQSVTMKDSEDVMGWEFTSDGFRVIFSRDIPSMISGWLKEQVDQFLEELGCSTKDLSVFLAHPGGKKVIDAYVESLSLREDQLFSSKEVLKQHGNMSSATVLYVIKHFLEHQSIEAGDIGLCGALGPGFSSELLLMKWEDVLS; encoded by the coding sequence ATGACGTACATTCTTTCAATTGGAACGAGTCACCCGAAGCATCACGTGGATCAGAAAACAGCTGCTGAATTTGCTAGGTCTCAATTTAAACGATCGTTTAAAGATATTGATCGGCTGCTGAGAGCTTTTCAAAATGGAGAAATTCAGAGCAGGCAATTTGTACAGCCCATTGAATGGTATCAGACGCACCACTCTTTTGAAGAGAAAAACAATATCTATTTGGAGAAGGCACTGGCTCATGCAAAAGAAGCAATCTTACATTGTCTTCAAGAGAAGGCGTTTCTGAAAAAGCCGATCCCGGTTGAAGAGATCGATGCACTGTTTTTTATTTCAAGTACCGGCTTATCGACCCCAAGTCTTGATGCAAAGCTGATGAACGTACTTCCTTTTTCTCCTTATACGAAACGAATACCGATCTGGGGGCTAGGGTGCGGGGGTGGTGCGGCAGGGCTGTCTCGGGCTTATGAATACATAAGGGCATATCCAGAAGCAAAGGTGCTCGTCGTTGCCTGTGAGCTGTGCAGTTTAACCTTTCAGCCGCAAGATCAATCAAAAAGCAATTTAATCGGCACCTCCTTATTTGGAGACGGGACGGCTGCGGCTCTTTTAGCTGGAGAAACGGCTGCACTAGAATATGCCCATTTAAAAACAGTCCCTAAAGTACTAAGTACACAATCCGTCACGATGAAGGATTCTGAGGATGTGATGGGCTGGGAATTTACAAGTGACGGCTTTCGGGTTATTTTCTCCCGTGACATTCCGTCTATGATTTCAGGCTGGTTAAAAGAGCAGGTGGATCAATTTTTAGAGGAGCTTGGATGTTCAACTAAAGACTTATCCGTTTTTCTTGCCCATCCTGGAGGAAAAAAAGTGATTGATGCCTATGTTGAAAGTCTATCTTTACGAGAGGATCAGCTATTTTCTTCAAAAGAAGTACTCAAACAACACGGAAATATGTCCTCTGCCACAGTTTTGTATGTCATCAAGCATTTCCTTGAACATCAATCAATTGAAGCGGGGGATATTGGCCTTTGCGGGGCGCTTGGTCCAGGCTTTTCCTCAGAACTGCTGCTTATGAAATGGGAGGATGTCTTGTCATGA
- a CDS encoding 5'-3' exonuclease has protein sequence MNKHVLLVDGMALLFRSFYATAVHRNFMINDHGVPTNGVNGYLKHLLTAVQTFEPTHIVCCWDMGSQTYRNELFQDYKANRGEAPVELIPQFDLAKEATEELGIVNIGLKGFEADDCIGTLAALYQKEARVTVLTGDKDLLQILNEKVTVALMQKGIGNYKHYTKVLFEEEMGISPKALIDMKALMGDASDNYPGVKGIGEKTALKFIQTYETIDGLLENVHELTAAQQKKMQAGLEDLKLSRLLAEIKCDVPLSCPIDETKMNINQERAAAMLRYHQIKGIEPMMNRLSTIEIS, from the coding sequence ATGAATAAACACGTACTGCTTGTAGATGGAATGGCGCTTTTGTTCAGATCGTTTTATGCAACGGCTGTACATCGCAATTTTATGATAAATGATCACGGTGTGCCGACAAATGGAGTCAATGGCTATTTGAAGCACTTATTAACGGCTGTACAGACATTTGAGCCAACGCATATTGTTTGCTGCTGGGATATGGGAAGCCAAACATACCGAAACGAATTGTTTCAAGATTATAAAGCAAATCGGGGAGAGGCGCCTGTCGAGCTCATTCCGCAATTCGATTTAGCAAAAGAAGCTACAGAAGAACTGGGAATTGTAAACATTGGTTTAAAGGGCTTTGAAGCAGATGATTGTATCGGTACTCTTGCTGCGCTCTACCAAAAAGAAGCACGGGTGACTGTCCTAACTGGAGACAAAGATTTGCTGCAAATTTTGAATGAAAAAGTCACTGTTGCCTTGATGCAAAAAGGAATTGGCAATTATAAGCATTATACAAAAGTCTTATTCGAAGAGGAAATGGGAATCTCTCCAAAGGCGCTGATCGATATGAAAGCGCTCATGGGTGATGCAAGTGATAATTATCCAGGTGTCAAAGGAATCGGAGAAAAAACCGCATTAAAATTTATCCAAACATATGAAACGATTGACGGTTTGTTAGAAAATGTCCATGAACTAACGGCTGCACAGCAAAAGAAAATGCAAGCAGGATTAGAAGATCTGAAGCTTTCTCGTCTATTGGCAGAGATCAAATGTGATGTCCCGCTCAGCTGTCCAATTGATGAGACGAAAATGAACATCAATCAAGAACGTGCTGCTGCTATGCTGAGGTACCATCAAATCAAAGGAATCGAACCGATGATGAATCGTTTAAGTACAATAGAGATCAGCTAA
- a CDS encoding diglucosyl diacylglycerol synthase gives MNTNKKILILTANYGNGHMQVAKTLYDECKSQGFEHVVVSNLYQESNPIVSEVTQYLYLKSFSIGKQFYRLFYYGVDKIYNKRKFNIYLKMGNKRLDELIQLHNPDIIIITFPMIVVPEYRNKTGKVIPTFNVMTDFCLHKIWVHENIDRYYVATDYVKQKLVEIGTHPSDVKVTGIPIRPQFEADVPKSKIYKKYGLSSNKKVLLIMAGAHGVLKNVKELCEALLLDSEVQIVVVCGKNEALKQSLSDLEQAHPDQLKALGYVEQIDELFRVTDCMITKPGGITLTEATAIGVPVILYKPVPGQEKENAHFFEDYGAAIVINRHEDILESVTNLLQDEEKLEVMKQNIKKLHLKHSSQTILEDIVEQSDLITNNKTYARALS, from the coding sequence TTGAATACCAATAAAAAAATATTAATCTTGACCGCAAATTATGGAAATGGACATATGCAGGTGGCTAAAACACTGTATGATGAATGCAAATCCCAAGGGTTTGAACATGTTGTAGTTTCTAATTTGTATCAAGAATCAAATCCCATTGTGTCGGAAGTGACTCAATATTTATACTTGAAGAGCTTTTCCATTGGGAAACAATTTTATCGCTTGTTTTATTATGGTGTAGATAAAATTTACAATAAACGCAAATTTAACATTTATTTAAAAATGGGAAATAAGCGTCTTGATGAACTCATTCAATTACACAATCCGGATATCATTATTATTACATTCCCGATGATTGTTGTTCCAGAATACCGGAACAAAACAGGCAAAGTCATCCCGACATTTAATGTCATGACAGATTTCTGTCTTCATAAGATTTGGGTACATGAAAACATCGACCGGTACTATGTTGCAACCGATTATGTGAAACAAAAATTAGTGGAAATCGGCACACATCCAAGCGATGTCAAAGTGACAGGCATTCCTATTAGACCACAATTTGAAGCAGACGTGCCAAAATCGAAGATTTATAAAAAATATGGATTATCATCAAACAAAAAAGTTCTTCTGATTATGGCCGGTGCTCATGGTGTACTGAAAAATGTCAAGGAATTATGTGAAGCGCTGCTTCTAGACAGTGAAGTACAAATTGTTGTTGTATGCGGAAAGAACGAAGCGCTGAAACAATCACTGAGCGATCTTGAACAAGCACATCCAGATCAATTGAAGGCGCTTGGATATGTGGAACAAATTGATGAATTGTTCAGAGTAACAGATTGTATGATCACAAAACCAGGCGGCATTACTTTAACAGAAGCAACAGCAATCGGTGTTCCGGTCATTCTTTACAAGCCTGTCCCTGGACAAGAAAAGGAAAATGCACATTTCTTTGAAGATTATGGTGCGGCCATCGTCATCAACAGACATGAAGACATTTTAGAATCTGTGACCAACTTGCTGCAAGATGAAGAAAAGTTAGAAGTCATGAAACAAAACATTAAAAAACTGCACTTAAAGCATTCTTCTCAAACCATTTTGGAAGATATCGTTGAGCAATCAGATCTCATCACGAATAACAAAACGTATGCTCGTGCATTATCATAA
- a CDS encoding reverse transcriptase-like protein: MPAEIYIDGASAGNPGPSGIGIFIKYDGKAESFSIPLRSMSNHEAEFSALIEGMKICAEKGLRTVSFRTDSQVVDRAANAGFAKNPAFQHFIKEMIELQSQFDLFFIKWIPSKENQIADQLARKAIHLSKG; encoded by the coding sequence GTGCCAGCTGAAATATACATTGATGGTGCAAGTGCAGGTAATCCAGGTCCCTCTGGCATCGGCATTTTCATTAAATATGATGGAAAGGCTGAATCCTTCTCCATTCCTCTTAGATCAATGAGCAATCACGAAGCAGAATTTTCCGCTCTGATCGAGGGAATGAAAATATGCGCGGAAAAAGGATTGCGTACCGTTTCATTTCGAACAGATTCACAAGTAGTTGACCGCGCAGCCAATGCAGGATTTGCTAAAAATCCAGCCTTTCAGCATTTTATCAAAGAGATGATCGAACTTCAAAGCCAGTTTGATTTATTTTTCATTAAATGGATTCCGAGTAAGGAAAATCAAATAGCGGATCAGCTCGCTAGAAAAGCGATTCACCTTTCTAAAGGATGA
- the cspD gene encoding cold-shock protein CspD: MQNGKVKWFNNEKGFGFIEVEGGDDVFVHFTAIEGDGYKSLEEGQEVSFEIVEGNRGPQAANVTKI; the protein is encoded by the coding sequence ATGCAAAACGGTAAAGTAAAATGGTTCAATAATGAAAAAGGTTTCGGCTTCATTGAAGTTGAAGGCGGAGACGATGTATTCGTTCACTTCACAGCTATCGAAGGTGACGGCTACAAGTCTTTAGAAGAAGGACAAGAAGTTTCTTTTGAAATCGTTGAAGGTAATCGTGGACCTCAAGCTGCAAACGTAACAAAAATCTAA
- a CDS encoding isoprenylcysteine carboxyl methyltransferase family protein — MIIWLVIGFFVCQRLIEMIVAKRNERKVKAIGAIEFGASHYPYMVAMHTAFFLSLIVEIGLLHKGPSRYFLVLLLFLMATQVIRYWALCSLGTYWNTKILVVPNAMIVKKGPYRWLKHPNYVVVAIELLLIPLLFEAYVTAILFTCLNAWMMAVRIQTEEKALNQYLLN, encoded by the coding sequence ATGATCATTTGGCTTGTTATCGGTTTCTTCGTTTGTCAGCGGCTCATTGAAATGATTGTGGCCAAAAGAAATGAAAGAAAAGTAAAAGCGATAGGTGCCATTGAATTTGGTGCTAGTCATTATCCCTATATGGTCGCTATGCATACGGCCTTTTTTCTCTCACTCATAGTTGAGATAGGGCTTTTACATAAGGGGCCGTCCCGGTATTTTCTTGTGCTGCTCCTTTTCCTGATGGCTACACAGGTCATTCGATACTGGGCATTATGCTCCCTTGGGACGTACTGGAATACAAAGATTTTAGTCGTGCCAAACGCAATGATTGTAAAAAAAGGGCCGTATCGTTGGTTGAAACACCCTAACTATGTAGTCGTGGCGATTGAACTTTTGCTGATCCCGCTATTGTTTGAGGCGTATGTCACTGCCATTTTGTTTACGTGTTTAAATGCATGGATGATGGCTGTAAGAATTCAAACAGAGGAGAAAGCGTTAAATCAGTATTTGCTAAATTAA
- the fbpC gene encoding Fur-regulated basic protein FbpC — MDGDHMTMIFLLGTVCVYSLLIGFVLKGVSKKSAS; from the coding sequence ATGGACGGTGATCACATGACAATGATTTTCTTACTCGGTACGGTGTGTGTATACAGCCTATTAATTGGCTTCGTATTAAAAGGTGTCTCCAAAAAATCTGCTTCCTGA
- a CDS encoding queuosine precursor transporter, which produces MFNEGIWILFAIINFIIVLLFYKGFGKMGLFVWIGFATVAANLQVVKTVELFGLTATLGNILYGSVFFATDVLNEKYGQNEARKAVWIGFATLLTLTVVMQEALLFHPAPSDISQSSLETIFGFMPRVALGSLAAYIISQMLDVYVYSFIRRIFPSDGALWVRNAGSTMISQLLDTLIFTTIAFLGTYPFHVWIEIFITTYVIKFIVAAIATPYAYAAKKMVPLDERVK; this is translated from the coding sequence TTGTTTAATGAAGGTATTTGGATCTTATTTGCGATCATTAATTTTATCATTGTTCTTCTATTTTATAAAGGATTTGGCAAGATGGGCCTTTTTGTCTGGATTGGCTTTGCGACAGTTGCCGCAAATTTACAAGTTGTCAAAACCGTTGAATTATTTGGCTTAACGGCAACACTTGGAAATATTTTATATGGCAGTGTGTTCTTTGCAACGGACGTATTAAATGAAAAATATGGACAAAATGAAGCGAGAAAAGCTGTCTGGATTGGCTTTGCCACCCTTTTAACACTAACTGTTGTCATGCAGGAGGCTTTGCTTTTCCATCCCGCTCCATCTGATATCTCACAATCATCGCTGGAAACGATATTTGGCTTTATGCCAAGGGTTGCACTTGGCAGTCTTGCTGCTTATATCATCAGTCAAATGCTAGATGTTTATGTATATTCGTTTATTCGCCGGATATTTCCTTCCGATGGTGCGCTCTGGGTGCGCAACGCCGGAAGTACGATGATTAGCCAGCTTCTTGATACACTGATTTTCACGACCATTGCCTTTCTTGGCACGTATCCATTTCATGTATGGATTGAAATCTTCATCACGACATATGTCATTAAATTTATCGTAGCTGCGATTGCGACACCTTACGCGTATGCAGCGAAAAAAATGGTTCCGCTTGATGAAAGGGTGAAATAA
- a CDS encoding zinc-finger domain-containing protein: MDKKTAVQELTDLQDTYCSDCLIKKHFRKEFGKKYAHSFCIQQCTVGEKIKEYGQTLLKK; encoded by the coding sequence GTGGATAAAAAAACAGCAGTACAAGAATTGACCGATCTTCAAGACACGTATTGTTCAGATTGTTTGATTAAGAAGCATTTTCGGAAAGAATTTGGCAAAAAATATGCCCATTCCTTTTGTATACAGCAATGCACCGTTGGAGAGAAAATAAAAGAATATGGACAGACGCTGCTCAAAAAGTAA
- a CDS encoding AIM24 family protein — protein sequence MNRYTLEEFVQNTQQEDKGEGVFELETSRLLEINLTDTIWAKTGSMVSYRGKIKFEREGVFEHGVSKMFKKMLSGEGTSLMKATGDGKLYVADQGKKISILRLAQGDSIFVNGNDLLAFEPSVRWDIKLMKKVSGMLAGGLFNVKLEGPGLVAITSHYEPLTLIVQPGDSVYTDPNATVAWSGDLKTEFVTDVSFKTFIGRGSGESIQMKFSGSGFVVVQPFEEVYTTNGNQG from the coding sequence ATGAATCGTTATACACTTGAAGAATTTGTTCAGAATACGCAGCAGGAAGATAAAGGAGAAGGGGTCTTCGAACTTGAAACATCAAGACTTTTAGAAATTAATTTGACTGATACCATTTGGGCAAAAACAGGTTCCATGGTTTCGTACCGAGGCAAAATCAAGTTTGAACGCGAGGGCGTTTTTGAACATGGCGTCTCAAAGATGTTCAAAAAAATGCTGTCGGGAGAAGGCACTTCACTCATGAAGGCAACAGGTGACGGGAAATTATATGTGGCAGATCAAGGCAAAAAAATCTCAATTCTTCGTTTGGCTCAAGGGGATTCCATTTTTGTGAATGGGAATGATCTGCTCGCATTTGAACCGTCAGTGCGCTGGGATATCAAATTGATGAAAAAAGTGTCGGGCATGCTTGCAGGCGGTTTATTTAATGTCAAATTAGAAGGACCAGGCCTTGTTGCGATTACGAGTCATTATGAGCCGCTCACATTGATTGTTCAGCCGGGTGACTCTGTATATACAGATCCGAACGCGACAGTTGCATGGTCAGGGGATTTAAAAACTGAATTTGTGACAGATGTTTCATTCAAAACCTTTATTGGCAGAGGAAGCGGAGAGTCTATTCAAATGAAATTTAGCGGAAGCGGTTTTGTTGTCGTGCAGCCGTTTGAAGAAGTGTACACAACAAATGGAAATCAAGGATAA